The Cryptosporangium minutisporangium DNA segment TAGTTGTAGAGCAGCTTGTTGTCGTTCTGGATCTGGAACCCGGCGTACTTCCGCGGCGGCTGGACGTTCGGCTGCTGCGGGGGGATCTGCGCGGACTTCGTCGCGGTGTACTTGCGGAAGTCGGCGCGGGCGAAGTCGGCCCGCGCGATCAGCGCCAGGTCGTAGGCGCTGGTCCACTGGCCGGGGCCGTCGAGCCCGGACGGCGTCACCGCATGGGTGTCGTTCGCGCCGAGCTTCGCCGCGGTCGCGTTCATCGCCGCGAGCCCGCCCTTGACGCCGGAGTCGCCGCCGATCAACCGGGCCAGCACGTTCGCCGCGTCGTTGCCGGAGACCAGCATGAGCCCGAGCAGGACCGTCTCGAGCCGGTACCGGCCGCCCTCCACCAGGCCGACCGCGGAGCTGCCCGACTCGAACGCGAGGTCGCCCGCGGTGACCGTGACGACCTGGTCGGGTTTCACCCGCGGCAGCGCGGTGAGGGCGGTGAGCAGCTTCAGCGTGCTCGCCGGAGCGTGCAGCGCGTGCGGGGCGCACGCAGCCAGCACCTCGCCGCTGTCCAGGTCGGCGAGTACCCAGGCATGGGCGTTGAGGCTCTTCGGCAGCGCTGCGGGCGAGTTCCCCGGCAGCACCAGCCCGTCGCTGCCCATCCGCTCTCCGCCCACCGGGTCCTCGGTGTCCTCGGTGGTGGGCGGCGTCGGCCGCGGGGGTGCAGTCACCGGCGGCGACGCCTTGGCGATCGGGCACCGTGGGTCGTCGGCGGCCGTGGCGGTGCCGGCCGCGGGGCCGGTCACCGTCAGGCCGCTGACGGCGCACACCAGGGTGAGCACTGCTGCAGCGAGTCGAACCGGTCTCACTGGGCGAACGCTACCCGGATCCGGGCGCGTCGCCGGGTAGTTGTGCGCGCGTCGTGGATGAGCGAG contains these protein-coding regions:
- a CDS encoding D-alanyl-D-alanine carboxypeptidase family protein encodes the protein MRPVRLAAAVLTLVCAVSGLTVTGPAAGTATAADDPRCPIAKASPPVTAPPRPTPPTTEDTEDPVGGERMGSDGLVLPGNSPAALPKSLNAHAWVLADLDSGEVLAACAPHALHAPASTLKLLTALTALPRVKPDQVVTVTAGDLAFESGSSAVGLVEGGRYRLETVLLGLMLVSGNDAANVLARLIGGDSGVKGGLAAMNATAAKLGANDTHAVTPSGLDGPGQWTSAYDLALIARADFARADFRKYTATKSAQIPPQQPNVQPPRKYAGFQIQNDNKLLYNYPGAIGGKTGFTDQARHTFVGAATRNGRRLVVTMLDGEHRPEPLWKQAAGLLDWGFALPAAAEPVGRLVNGANDAPAAERTRNPDAARADAVPPAGTEEGPSAYFVGAGVVGVSLLVVGVGLLRARQVRARSARRRRSARLPHPVGPGTPPRPPRREPDRGPSGPRPRPAGRPPHRYGGSSSRPNRPRQPDGPR